Proteins found in one Amphiura filiformis chromosome 14, Afil_fr2py, whole genome shotgun sequence genomic segment:
- the LOC140170473 gene encoding prefoldin subunit 2-like, translated as MADKKIKSIKSGKGKQPSNEQIVSGFNQLRQEQRALMTKIAELEGDQNEHRLVLETLNEVDGERRCFRLVGGVLVERTVKDVIPALDHNKDQLAKLIETLNKQVEAKGKEINEYREKFGIRVRGEQPPEEAAEHKKSTVPCTRRLVANSSGLESVD; from the exons atggcagaCAAAAAgatcaaatcaatcaaaagtGGCAAGGGTAAACAGCCCTCAAATGAGCAAATCGTGTCAGGATTTAATCAACTACGGCAAGAACAGAGGGCTTTAATGACCAAAATTGCTGAGCTTGAAGGAGATCAAAATGAGCACAG GTTGGTGTTAGAAACATTAAATGAAGTTGATGGCGAGAGGCGATGCTTTAGACTAGTAGGCGGTGTTTTAGTAGAAAGAACAGTCAAAGATGTAATACCAGCACTAGATCATAACAAAGACCAG CTTGCAAAACTTATAGAAACACTCAATAAACAAGTGGAAGCCAAAGGAAAAGAGATCAACGAATACCGTGAAAAGTTTGGCATCAGAGTACGAGGCGAGCAACCGCCGGAGGAAGCAGCTGAACATAAGAAATCCACGGTCCCGTGCACAAGGCGTTTAGTAGCAAATTCCAGCGGACTAGAAAGCGTGGACTAA
- the LOC140168990 gene encoding uncharacterized protein, protein MLMIVRKLRRSYCNYANRHVFRPIILLVILMLYIIFVTTLIFYTSRFGNRIIEEHIKRVSKMTQMASRNKQESCNVINNDYLFSSPPGDACYLRQKLNKPNMPVIHSFFADEATESVIFVGVKWLSQNWHQAAFVCVFDNGDISMSDPVVQDGRSFGYLTQFLIVVTCSMPKIYLKQSNFTLSLSVLNITNLDEAFVDTYENLTVCRPGIWPVKRYFLAMCTMVRNMDTFLPEWVEYHAYIGVEHFYIYDNAPYKNSTLRETMKPYIDAGYVTVVPWPHRPSSGKTFLEIQIAHENDCIWRHKHDVDWMIKVDVDEFVQPMNPLKTKIPDYLIDDSTLETLSSIRLDNWFFGRPNRTTFSYRSDSIFERNQYRPGRPHPQNIGRDKNILQLKNVYYFKIHGVKLGGSARSADPYHELRMVHYRMDNPRHRTFDLPDFRTLDTSMVQIWTEAKRHFDQILGRS, encoded by the coding sequence ATGCTGATGATTGTACGCAAATTAAGACGTTCATATTGCAACTATGCCAACCGACACGTATTTAGACCAATAATACTCCTAGTTATTTTGATGCTTTACATCATTTTCGTAACTACATTAATCTTCTATACCAGTCGTTTTGGAAATCGAATAATCGAAGAGCATATAAAACGTGTGTCCAAAATGACTCAAATGGCATCACGAAATAAACAGGAGAGTTGCAATGTCATAAATAATGACTACCTTTTCTCGAGCCCCCCTGGAGACGCCTGTTATCTCCGACAAAAACTCAACAAGCCCAACATGCCCGTAATCCACTCTTTCTTTGCAGACGAAGCCActgaaagtgttatttttgtcGGTGTAAAATGGTTGTCGCAAAATTGGCATCAGGCTGCATTCGTCTGCGTTTTTGACAACGGTGATATTTCCATGAGCGATCCTGTTGTTCAAGATGGACGAAGCTTCGGATATTTAACTCAATTCTTAATCGTAGTTACATGTTCAATGCCAAAGATTTATTTAAAACAGTCAAATTTTACATTATCGCTGAGCGTTCTCAATATCACAAATCTTGACGAAGCTTTTGTAGACACATACGAGAATTTAACAGTGTGTCGACCCGGGATATGGCCGGTAAAACGATATTTTCTTGCCATGTGTACGATGGTGCGAAATATGGACACGTTTTTACCAGAGTGGGTTGAATACCATGCCTACATTGGAGTAGAACATTTCTATATTTACGACAATGCTCCGTATAAAAACAGTACTTTAAGAGAAACAATGAAGCCTTATATTGATGCAGGGTATGTTACGGTCGTGCCTTGGCCTCATCGGCCGTCGTCAGGAAAAACGTTTTTAGAAATTCAAATTGCACATGAAAACGACTGCATATGGCGACATAAGCACGACGTTGATTGGATGATTAAAGTCGATGTAGATGAATTCGTCCAACCAATGAACCcgttaaaaacaaaaattcccgATTATCTTATCGATGATTCTACATTAGAAACCTTAAGCTCGATCAGACTTGACAATTGGTTTTTTGGTAGACCAAACAGGACGACATTTTCATACAGATCTGACagtatttttgaaagaaatcagtATCGTCCGGGGAGACCGCATCCTCAAAATATTGGCAGAGATAAAAACATATTGCAATTAAAGAATGTgtattattttaaaattcatggaGTAAAACTTGGAGGATCAGCTCGATCTGCTGATCCTTATCATGAGCTGAGGATGGTACACTATAGGATGGATAATCCGCGCCATAGGACGTTTGATCTGCCCGATTTTAGAACCTTGGACACGAGTATGGTACAGATATGGACAGAGGCAAAGCGGCATTTCGATCAGATCCTTGGTCGTTCCTAG